Proteins encoded by one window of Agrobacterium vitis:
- a CDS encoding permease — protein sequence MDFMKLLKSLEELLYELVSWLLFYPLTMWRSVTRPLSMMRYADLELADRPEDQYDDTLSPPLFLLITLLLSQGLSTAFPSTYDTTVAAKELGSVSNLLIARGVLFGIYPLCMAVTLLRRKSVRITRSSLRPPFFSQCYVAAPFAFIIGLAFDLMFMPDGQGVLIGLLTLTAATLWYAQAEVRWFKQDLAIGGLKAVGVFTLAFLAATVVAFLLAITIGLEAKNLTP from the coding sequence AATTGCTCTACGAGTTGGTGTCCTGGCTGCTGTTTTATCCTCTTACCATGTGGCGCTCGGTGACGAGACCTCTGAGTATGATGCGATACGCCGATCTCGAACTTGCCGACAGACCGGAGGATCAATACGACGATACCCTGAGCCCTCCCTTGTTCCTGCTTATCACGCTGCTTCTGTCCCAAGGGCTGTCGACGGCTTTTCCGTCCACTTACGATACCACGGTTGCCGCCAAGGAACTGGGTTCGGTGTCGAACCTGCTCATCGCGCGTGGTGTGTTATTCGGGATCTATCCCCTTTGCATGGCAGTCACGCTTTTACGGCGCAAGTCGGTAAGGATCACCAGAAGCTCGCTACGCCCGCCCTTTTTCAGCCAGTGTTATGTCGCGGCGCCGTTCGCATTCATCATCGGCCTGGCGTTCGACTTGATGTTCATGCCCGACGGACAAGGTGTCCTGATCGGTCTCCTGACGCTGACTGCTGCCACACTCTGGTACGCGCAAGCCGAGGTTCGATGGTTTAAGCAGGATTTGGCTATTGGAGGATTGAAGGCGGTTGGCGTCTTCACCCTGGCTTTTCTGGCCGCGACAGTCGTGGCGTTCCTCCTGGCCATTACCATCGGCCTTGAAGCGAAAAACCTAACACCCTGA
- the paoA gene encoding aldehyde dehydrogenase iron-sulfur subunit PaoA → MSNSNQLDLSRRDLLISSAVTAVVTGAGERSVAAQPAGDKMKLTTPVTLNVNGARREIEVDNRTTLLDALREHLDLTGTKKGCDHGQCGACTVMVDGRRINACLTLAVMHDGDEITTIEGLGQPGNLHPMQAAFVKHDGFQCGYCTPGQICSSIAVLEEIKANIPSHVTSDLNGPAQLTAIEIRERMSGNICRCGAYSNIVDAISEVGGIKA, encoded by the coding sequence ATGTCGAACAGCAACCAACTGGATCTTTCCCGCCGGGATCTTCTTATCTCATCGGCTGTAACGGCCGTGGTCACAGGAGCCGGCGAGAGGAGCGTGGCAGCACAGCCTGCAGGAGACAAGATGAAATTAACGACACCTGTGACGCTAAACGTCAATGGAGCGCGCCGTGAGATTGAGGTCGACAACCGCACGACCCTTCTCGACGCGCTACGGGAGCACCTGGATCTCACGGGCACGAAAAAGGGTTGTGACCATGGTCAATGTGGAGCCTGCACCGTCATGGTCGATGGTCGGCGGATCAATGCCTGTCTGACCCTGGCGGTCATGCATGACGGTGATGAGATCACCACGATCGAAGGTCTCGGTCAGCCTGGCAACCTTCATCCTATGCAGGCCGCTTTCGTCAAGCATGACGGTTTTCAGTGCGGCTACTGTACGCCCGGCCAAATCTGTTCCTCCATAGCGGTGCTTGAGGAAATCAAGGCCAATATCCCAAGTCACGTAACGTCCGACCTCAATGGGCCTGCACAATTGACAGCCATCGAAATCCGCGAGCGGATGAGCGGAAACATCTGTCGATGCGGCGCCTATTCCAACATTGTCGACGCCATTTCCGAAGTTGGAGGGATCAAGGCATGA